A segment of the Malassezia restricta chromosome V, complete sequence genome:
CCTCAACGTGATCTTGCAGGCCTTCCTGCACAACCCCCTCCTCCGCAACTACTTCCTGAGCGACAGGCACAACGCAGCGCTCTGCTCGCTCGGCCGCGACTGCCTGGCCTGCGAGATGGACAAGCTGTACAAAGAGTTCTTCGGCGCGTCCGACACGCAGGGCCCGTACGGACCCACGTCCTTCCTCTTCGCCATTTGGATGGACGTGTCGTCCGCCGAACTATCCCAGGCAGggcagcacgacgctcacGAAATGTTCATCAGCGCTCTCAACGGCATCCACAACGCCCTGACGGCCCACGCCCTCGAACGCACCAAGCTGCCCCCCTGCCCATGGACGGACGACCGCCatctcgagctgctcagcgaGCACGCCGACGACCACACACCCGTGCCCAAGCCTGCCGTGGATCACGTCGCCATGTGCCCCTGCGTCATTCACCGCACCTTCTGCGGGATCCTGCAAAGCAGCGTAACGTGTCAATCGTGCCAGCTCTCCACCCACACCCACGAGCCGTTCCTGGACGTCAGCTTGCAGGTACACGCTCCCGGAGACACGGACGAGTCGAAAAAAAAGCGCCACGACCCCAAGAAACAGAAACAAAGCATCGAGGCCCCGGCACAGACACTCCATGCAAGTCTGCTGCGGTACTGCGCCCCAGAACAACTGCCCGAGGCCTCGTACCGATGCAGCCACTGCCAAAAGAGCGCAAGAGCCAccaagcagctgcgcctgttcCAGCTGCCACCCGTCCTTTGCATCCAGCTCAAGCGCTACGAACACGGCCTCAGTGCGACCAAAGTCGATACCCGCGTCCAGTTCCCCTTCGTGCTGGATGTACACGAGTGCTGCGCACACACCGCCCACGGAGACGAATCACTCGATCCGTACGCGTACGCCTACGACCTGTTCAccgtcgtcgtgcacgaAGGCACACTCACGTCAGGTCACTATACCAACTACTCCAAATGGCGCGGCTTGTGGTACCGctacgacgacgacaaaGTGACGCGCGTGTCAACCCACCAGGTCCTCGAAGCGCGTGCCTACCAATTGTTCTAccttcgtcgtcgcttATGGAACCAACCAGGCCACGGCATCTATACAAACTCATAGCGCACGAATCCAGGCCGCAATGCGATCCAGCGTATCACTCCGCTCCGGCTCAAACCACAAAAAGAAGGGGTAAATGTGCACGCCATCGatcgcctcgtccagcacaaCGCGGCGATTCTCTAGCGGTCGCTGGTCACACGCGTGGCGCTGGACATGAGAGTCGTGCCTCGATACCCATCCTTTCGTGCGCGGAAATTGGTCGCGCCACGACATGTTATGCGCTCGGTCTTCCGAATAGTCACAGTCACCCGAGTACTGCGGCACACCCGACACAGTGCCCTCCGCCATGCGATGCGCCAACGTGACATGCTGCTCAGAATTCAGCTCAGCACGACCCGTGTTAATAAACACGTGCCGAGGGAAGCCACAAAAGCCCCAGTGCGGTGGATAGACACCCGATTGggcatcgagctgcagcgacACGGGCGAAATATACGGGTTCTTGTACGTCTCACTCGCCGGTAAACGGCCCAGCAGGGGACACACCGCCGAGTTGCGGTACAATAGGGAGGCAGTAATCACATCACTCTGATTGTTGAGCACAGTCGTAGAAAACGGATTGGGCGCGGGTAACGGACCACtgtgcgagcgcgagaCGTCACACCATGGCGACAAGAGCAGCAAGGACCCCGGCACATTCTCCACACCTTCGTCCCGGAGATATCGACACAAAGCAAGGGCCAGGTTGCCGCCAGAACTGTCACCGGACAAAATGATATTCTCAGGACGGAAGCCGCATGTGCGAATCAGGTATAAGTACGCCACAAAGGCATCCAGGAGCGCAGCAGGGTAGCT
Coding sequences within it:
- a CDS encoding ubiquitin carboxyl-terminal hydrolase 22/27/51, coding for MNDARTPHSESLPCVCRMPRGLRNMGATCFLNVILQAFLHNPLLRNYFLSDRHNAALCSLGRDCLACEMDKLYKEFFGASDTQGPYGPTSFLFAIWMDVSSAELSQAGQHDAHEMFISALNGIHNALTAHALERTKLPPCPWTDDRHLELLSEHADDHTPVPKPAVDHVAMCPCVIHRTFCGILQSSVTCQSCQLSTHTHEPFLDVSLQVHAPGDTDESKKKRHDPKKQKQSIEAPAQTLHASLLRYCAPEQLPEASYRCSHCQKSARATKQLRLFQLPPVLCIQLKRYEHGLSATKVDTRVQFPFVLDVHECCAHTAHGDESLDPYAYAYDLFTVVVHEGTLTSGHYTNYSKWRGLWYRYDDDKVTRVSTHQVLEARAYQLFYLRRRLWNQPGHGIYTNS